The Candidatus Glassbacteria bacterium genome contains a region encoding:
- a CDS encoding helix-turn-helix domain-containing protein produces the protein MSSHHPNHRLVKVYRTYTVEEIAQLFGKHKNTVRNWLREGLTVIDDRRPALVLGSTLVAFLKKRRGQNKQKLKPGEIYCVRCRVAVRPAGGMADCVQVTDTTGNLRGICPSCDLLIHRRVSLARIDAVIGNLEVTLERAGEHIRGRAVPSLNCGLSEGA, from the coding sequence GTGAGCAGCCACCACCCAAACCATCGCTTGGTGAAGGTCTACCGGACCTACACGGTGGAGGAGATCGCCCAACTCTTTGGGAAGCACAAGAACACAGTCCGTAATTGGCTCCGGGAGGGGCTCACGGTGATCGACGACAGGCGTCCGGCTCTCGTCCTGGGCTCCACCCTTGTCGCGTTTCTCAAGAAGCGGCGGGGGCAAAACAAGCAAAAGCTAAAGCCGGGAGAAATCTATTGCGTGAGATGTCGCGTCGCCGTTAGGCCAGCGGGCGGAATGGCCGACTGCGTCCAAGTCACTGACACGACCGGCAATCTCCGCGGCATTTGCCCAAGTTGCGATTTGCTCATACACCGCCGTGTCAGCCTCGCCAGGATCGATGCCGTAATTGGCAATCTGGAGGTCACGCTTGAACGCGCAGGGGAGCACATAAGGGGAAGGGCCGTTCCCTCCCTAAATTGTGGCTTGAGCGAAGGAGCGTAA
- a CDS encoding site-specific integrase, translating to MTTYNARNERMKREYLIFLKEAKRRNEASVDGVVAALHRFEVYTGFRDFRQFHIQQAIGFKRHLAQEKNARTGKSLSKATMHTILSALKAFFQWLAGRPGYKSRLTYADSEYFNLTEKETREAKAHTERPVPTIEQICHVLGLMPAEAEIERRNRALIAFTLLTGARDGAIASLKLKHIDLVEGRVLHDAREVRTKFSKSFPTYFFPVGDDARRIVQEWVDFLRTEKLWSNDDPLFPATEVSQGNNQQFRASGLAHSHWNTSSPIRNIFRKAFELAGLPYFHPHSFRKTLAQLGERICRTPEEFKAWSQNLGHEKVMTTFSSYGAVATSRQAEIFRRLGQPDRPDIPMEALAEQLRQIAACMPSGS from the coding sequence ATGACGACATACAATGCCCGAAACGAGCGGATGAAGCGGGAATACCTAATATTCTTGAAGGAGGCCAAGCGCCGGAATGAGGCATCTGTCGACGGCGTGGTAGCGGCCTTGCACCGGTTCGAGGTCTATACCGGCTTCCGCGACTTTCGGCAGTTCCATATCCAACAGGCGATCGGGTTCAAGCGGCACTTGGCGCAGGAGAAGAACGCACGCACGGGCAAATCGCTCAGCAAGGCGACGATGCACACGATACTGTCGGCTCTGAAAGCCTTCTTTCAGTGGCTGGCGGGGCGGCCCGGCTACAAGTCTCGGCTCACCTATGCCGACTCGGAGTATTTCAACCTCACGGAAAAGGAAACGCGAGAGGCCAAGGCCCATACCGAACGCCCGGTACCGACCATCGAGCAAATCTGCCATGTCCTTGGCCTCATGCCGGCAGAGGCGGAGATTGAACGACGAAACCGGGCTCTTATCGCGTTCACGCTGCTTACGGGTGCGCGAGACGGGGCGATTGCGTCGCTGAAACTCAAGCATATCGACTTGGTCGAGGGCCGCGTATTACATGATGCTAGAGAGGTTCGAACAAAATTTTCCAAGTCCTTTCCGACCTACTTCTTCCCGGTAGGGGACGACGCACGCCGAATCGTGCAAGAATGGGTCGATTTTCTGCGAACCGAAAAGCTGTGGAGCAACGACGATCCGCTCTTTCCCGCGACCGAGGTGTCCCAAGGCAACAATCAGCAATTCCGCGCGTCGGGTCTGGCTCACTCGCACTGGAATACGTCATCGCCGATTCGCAATATCTTCCGGAAGGCGTTTGAACTGGCCGGCTTGCCCTACTTTCATCCGCACAGCTTCCGAAAGACGCTGGCGCAGCTGGGCGAACGTATCTGCCGGACGCCCGAGGAGTTCAAGGCTTGGAGCCAAAACCTGGGGCATGAGAAAGTAATGACGACTTTCTCTAGCTATGGTGCTGTTGCCACCTCTCGCCAAGCTGAAATCTTCCGCCGACTTGGTCAGCCGGACCGGCCTGATATCCCGATGGAGGCGTTGGCAGAACAGCTCCGTCAGATCGCAGCATGCATGCCGTCAGGTTCATAA